GTGGTGGCGCCGGAGACCGGCGGCGACACCTCGTTCGCCAACCAGTATCTCGCTTGGCAGACCCTGTCGGACGGCATGCGCCGTTTGCTTGAGCCGATGACGGCGATGCACTCGACGGCGCTTTCCTATGGCGCGGACTCAGCGGTCGGCCAGACGGCGTTCAAGGCCCAGACATCGACCCCTACCGGCATCGGCGGCAACGCCAAACAAGACGACGAGTTCGAGCATCCGGTCGCCCGCACCCATCCGGAGACTGGGCGCAAGGCGCTTTACGTCTGCGATTCCTATGCCGCGCGCTTCGCCGGCATGACCCAGGAGGAGAGCCTGCCGCTACTGCGTTATCTATGGGCCCACGCCATTCTGCCGGAGTTCACCTGCCGGGTTCACTGGCAGGCAGGCACGCTGACCATGTGGGACAACCGCTGCGCCATGCATTACGCCCACAACGATTATCCCGGTCAGCGCCGGGTCATGCGCCGGGTCATTATCGAGGGCGAAAGGCCGGTCTGAGGCGCGCCAGGAAGGGCTAAGTCTCTGTTTCCTGTGAGGAAACTGAATTAACCCCCATTGATTCGGTCGGCAAAACTCCCTACGTTCCGACGACACCTTCATTGTCGCCGGAGAGCACCCGTCATGTGCGGAATTGTCGGTCTATTCATCAAGAATCCCGAGTTGTCGTCGAAACTGGGCGACCACCTGACCACCATGCTGATTGGCATGACCGAGCGCGGACCCGACAGCGCGGGCATCGCCATCTATCACCATGATCGCGACGACGACGCGGCGAAGCTGACCCTGTTCCATCCCGACATGGACTATGCCTGGCGCCAGCTCGGCGGCGGCATTGCCGAAGCGTTGGAGGTCGAGACCGACGTCGACATCAAAAACAACCACGCGGTCGTAACCGTTTTCGGCGGCGACGAAGCGGCCGCGCGTGCCTGGATCAAGGAGACCCACCCGGAGGTGCGCGTCATGGGTTATGGCCGCACCATGGAAGTCTATAAGGACATGGGCAAGCCGGCCGATGTCGCCGACAAGTTCGGCGTGCGCGCCATGACCGGCACCCACGGTATCGGCCATACCCGGATGGCGACGGAAAGCTTGGTCACCACCGAACACAGCCATCCGTTCACCGCCGCCTCCGATATCTGCCTGGTCCACAACGGGTCACTGGCCAGCCCCAACCGCATGCGCGAATGGCTCGAGCAGCGCGGCATGGAGTTCGAGACCGACAACGACACAGAGGTCGCCGCGCGCTACTTCGCCTACCGCATGAGCGAAGGCGCGACGCTGAATGAGGCGCTCGAAGCCGGCCTGAAGGATCTCGATGGTTTCTACACCTTCTGTCTGGGTACCCGCGGCGGTTTCGCCGTGCTGCGCGATCCCATCGCCTGCAAACACGCGGTGCTGGCCGAGACCGACGACTGGGTCGCGATGGCGAGCGAGTTCCGCTCGATCGCGCCGCTGCCGGGCTCCGATACCGCGACCATCTGGGAGCCCAAGCCGCAAACCATCTACACCTGGGGCGTTGACGCCCAGGCAACGCACTGAACGGGGTCGGCGATGACCGAAACGTTGGAGAAAGCCGCGGCGACCGGCGATATCACCGAGTTAGATCTGGACGAGCTCGGCCTTCGCGCCGTCAACAGCAAGCTCAACGGGCTGACCGCCGAGACCAACGAGCGCCACTGGCTGATCACCAATCCGATGGGCACGCACGCCATCGCCTGCGGCCTGCAGGCGCCGCTTGACGTGCAGATCAAGGGCCATGTCGGTTTCTATTGCGGCGGCATGAACAAGGAGGCCGAGATCACGGTGCACGGCCACGCCGGCGTTGGCGTCGGCGAGAACATGATGTCCGGCCTGGTGCGCGTGAAAGGCAATGCCAGCCAGTCAGCCGGCGCGACCGGCCATGGCGGCCTGCTCGTGATCGAGGGCGACGCCTCCTCGCGTTGCGGCATCTCGATGAAGGGAATCGACATCGTGGTCGGCGGCTCCGTCGGCCACATGTCGGCGTTCATGGCGCAGCTCGGCAACCTGGTGATCTGCGGCGATGCCGGCGAGGCGCTGGGCGATTCAATCTACGAGGCCAAGCTCTTCGTGCGCGGCAGCGTCGAAAGCCTGGGCACCGACTGCATCGAGAAAGAGATGCGCCCTGAACACCTGGAAACACTGGCCGACCTTTTGGCGCGCGCCGGGATCGATGCCGATCCCGCGACGTTCCGCCGCTACGGCTCGGCCCGCAAGCTCTACAATTTCAACGTCGATCATGCAGACTCGTATTGAGGCCCATTGTGGACACTGACATCCCCAACACGACACCGCGCAAATCAGCCACCTTCGACGACTACACGCTCTCGGAAATCCGTCGCGCGGCAAGCACCGGCATCTACGACATTCGCGGCGGCGGTTCGAAACGCCACCTGCCGCATTTCGACGACCTGCTCTTTCTGGGCGCCTCGATGTCGCGCTACCCGCTGGAGGGTTACCGCGAGCGCTGCGACACCGACGTGGTGTTGGGTACCCGGTTCGCGAAGAAACCGCTGGAGCTGAAGATCCCGATCACCATTGCCGGCATGAGCTTCGGCTCGCTCTCCGGCCAGGCAAAGGAAGCGCTGGGGCGCGGCGCCAACGCGGCGGGCACGTCGACGACGACAGGCGACGGCGGCATGACGCCGGAAGAACGCGGCCATTCGAAGCAACTGGTCTATCAGTACCTGCCGTCGCGCTATGGCATGAACCCGGACGACCTGCGCAAGGCCGACGCCATCGAGGTCGTGGTCGGCCAGGGCGCCAAGCCCGGCGGCGGCGGTATGCTGCTGGGCCAGAAGATTTCCGACCGCGTCGCGCAGATGCGAAGCCTGCCCAAGGGTATCGACCAACGCTCGGCCTGCCGTCACCCCGACTGGACCGGACCGGACGACCTGGAGATCAAGGTCCACGAACTGCGCGAACTGACAAACTGGGAAAAGCCGATCTACATCAAGATCGGCGGTGCGCGTCCCTATTTTGATACCGCGCTCGCGGTCAAGGCCGGCGCCGACGTCGTCGTGGTCGACGGCATGCAGGGCGGCACGGCGGCGACCCAGGAGGTGTTCATCGAGCATGTCGGCCAGCCGACGCTCGCCTGTATCCGGCCCGCGGTTCAGGCGCTGATGGATCTGGACATGCACAGGAAGGTGCAGCTCATCGTTTCCGGCGGTATCCGCAACGGCGCGGATGTCGCCAAGGCGTTGGCGCTGGGCGCTGATGCGGTTTCAATCGGCACGGCGGCGCTCGTCGCCCTGGGCGACAACGATCCGCACTGGGAGGATGAGTACCGCAAGCTGGGCTCGACCGCTGGCGCTTACGACGACTGGCACGAAGGGCGCGACCCCGCGGGCATCAGCACGCAGGATCCGGAACTGGCGAAACGTCTCGACCCCGAGCGCGCCGGTCGTCGCCTGGCGAACTACCTGGGCGTGATGACATTGGAGGCGCAAACGCTGGCGCGCGCCTGCGGCAAGAACCACGTCAACAGCCTGGAGCCCGAAGACATGGTTGCACTGACCGTCGAGGCCGCGGCCATGGCCGGCATTCCGCTGGCCGGCACGAACTGGATTCCCGGACGAACCTGACACTGGCGGGCGAACACCGCGGCACGTTAAGTTTCCGGCACAAACCAAAACCGTATGTCCACAATGGGGGGGGTAACCATGGCAACCGCCGCGCAGAAAAAACTTTCGCAGGTCGCGAAGGCGAAAGGCATCAAGTACTTTCTGATCAGCTTCACCGATCTGTTCGGTGTCTCGCGATCGAAGCTGGTTCCGACCCAGGCAATCGACGGTATGGTCGCCGATGGCGCGGGCTTTGCCGGTTTCGCCACCAACCTCGATATGTCACCGGCCGACAGCGACATGTTCGCGGTGCCCGACGTCTCCAGCCTGATCCAGCTGCCCTGGAAGAAGGAAGTCGGCTGGCTGGCCGCGAACATTCAGATGGATGGCAAGTCGGTGGATCACGGTCCGCGCAACGTGCTGCAGC
This window of the Pseudomonadota bacterium genome carries:
- a CDS encoding FMN-binding glutamate synthase family protein, translating into MDTDIPNTTPRKSATFDDYTLSEIRRAASTGIYDIRGGGSKRHLPHFDDLLFLGASMSRYPLEGYRERCDTDVVLGTRFAKKPLELKIPITIAGMSFGSLSGQAKEALGRGANAAGTSTTTGDGGMTPEERGHSKQLVYQYLPSRYGMNPDDLRKADAIEVVVGQGAKPGGGGMLLGQKISDRVAQMRSLPKGIDQRSACRHPDWTGPDDLEIKVHELRELTNWEKPIYIKIGGARPYFDTALAVKAGADVVVVDGMQGGTAATQEVFIEHVGQPTLACIRPAVQALMDLDMHRKVQLIVSGGIRNGADVAKALALGADAVSIGTAALVALGDNDPHWEDEYRKLGSTAGAYDDWHEGRDPAGISTQDPELAKRLDPERAGRRLANYLGVMTLEAQTLARACGKNHVNSLEPEDMVALTVEAAAMAGIPLAGTNWIPGRT
- a CDS encoding amidophosphoribosyltransferase — encoded protein: MCGIVGLFIKNPELSSKLGDHLTTMLIGMTERGPDSAGIAIYHHDRDDDAAKLTLFHPDMDYAWRQLGGGIAEALEVETDVDIKNNHAVVTVFGGDEAAARAWIKETHPEVRVMGYGRTMEVYKDMGKPADVADKFGVRAMTGTHGIGHTRMATESLVTTEHSHPFTAASDICLVHNGSLASPNRMREWLEQRGMEFETDNDTEVAARYFAYRMSEGATLNEALEAGLKDLDGFYTFCLGTRGGFAVLRDPIACKHAVLAETDDWVAMASEFRSIAPLPGSDTATIWEPKPQTIYTWGVDAQATH
- a CDS encoding TauD/TfdA family dioxygenase, with product MPGYQQTYEMQRAALHAPQQQPGSYDQISVTPLSGALGARVEGVDLTNLDEAGFTEVERALADHLVLTFPDQDLEPAAQVAFAQRFGPLMDYPFAKVMAEHPEVTELISEPDDVFNFGGSWHTDSPNFERPPKITMTYCVVAPETGGDTSFANQYLAWQTLSDGMRRLLEPMTAMHSTALSYGADSAVGQTAFKAQTSTPTGIGGNAKQDDEFEHPVARTHPETGRKALYVCDSYAARFAGMTQEESLPLLRYLWAHAILPEFTCRVHWQAGTLTMWDNRCAMHYAHNDYPGQRRVMRRVIIEGERPV
- a CDS encoding protein glxC, which encodes MTELDLDELGLRAVNSKLNGLTAETNERHWLITNPMGTHAIACGLQAPLDVQIKGHVGFYCGGMNKEAEITVHGHAGVGVGENMMSGLVRVKGNASQSAGATGHGGLLVIEGDASSRCGISMKGIDIVVGGSVGHMSAFMAQLGNLVICGDAGEALGDSIYEAKLFVRGSVESLGTDCIEKEMRPEHLETLADLLARAGIDADPATFRRYGSARKLYNFNVDHADSY